ACAGTAGTGAACAAATGGTATTGAAAACAAATTGAGTGAAAGTACAAATAACTCTGAAGTCAACATTGTAATCAAAAATAGACTTCTCGTAAAAATCACGCTTACAGTTATTCAGTAATTAGTAATTTATAGAAGGATGCAATATTCAAAAATGAGTAATTTTTTGGTCTGCTTTAAAACCTTAAGTTTCATAGTAAGTAGTGCTATAATTTTGTCTGCAAACTCTGCTGTTACTCAAGTCTTTCATAATGGTACTCTACTGACTAATTTTCTGAACATCACAGAAGATAATATCACAGTTAGTAAAGGTGAATTTCAATCTGGACATAATCCATTGTACTCTTTTAAAGAATTTTCTAAATATATTATAGAAGTAGCTCCACCTAATAATATTGAGAGAGTGGGTTGTATTACAACCCCACTAGGTTTGAAATGTTGGTAAGTTTTAATGGTATTTTAACTTTGTCTTCATCCCTAGTTAATTGAGAATAAAGATATTAGGAATGGAGAGAAGTTAAATTAACAATACCATCCCTAACTACAGATTTATAGAATTGAATCGAATATAGGTTTTCTAGGGGTGCAACATTGTTGCACCCCTTTTATGTATTGTTTGTTTACAAAGTAAAAAAACGACTAAATTTGGTAAACAGAGAGGTAAATATAGGCAAAGGGTTTCGATGTAATCTACTTGAATTTAAGCGCTGTATTACCGTAAATCAGCAAATTGTATTTCTTGAAAAGGATGCAAAATCATAAATGATTAATTTTTGGGTCTTGTTTAAAAGCTTGGGAGTTACAATAGGTAGTGCTATAACTTTTTCTACAAACTCTGCTATTGCCCAAATTACTCAAGATGGTACTTTACCTGTTAATTCTTTAGTAACAAAACAAGGCAATATCACAATTATTAAAGATGGAACCGAATCTGGAAACAATCTATTCCACAGTTTTAAAGAGTTTTCTGTACATAATGGAAGTACAACTGAATTTCAATATGTTGGCAATATTGACAACATTATTAACCGCGTAACAGGTAAGTCTATTTCTAATATTGACGGTATCCTTAAAGTTAATGGCACAGCAAACCTCTTTTTAATTAATCCTAATGGGATAATTTTTGGCCACAATGCTTTTTTAGATATCCGCGGTTCATTTGTGGCGAGTACAGCTAGTAGTGTAAATTTTGCCGATGGTATCAAGTTTAGTGCTACAAATCCCCAAACCATACCTTCGCTGAAAGTAAGTGTTCCTATAGGTTTACAATTCGGAGCGAGTGCGGCTCCCATCCGCAATCAATCCCAAACAAAAGTCAATGGCGCGACTAATAGTTTTGGTCAATCTGTTGGTCTACAGGTACTGCCAGGCAAAACTTTAGCACTTATTGGTGGTGACATAACACTACAAGGCGGAAATATCACAGCAAGTGGGGGACGAATCGAGCTAGGTAGTGTTGGTGCTAATAGTTTAGTCACTTTGAACTCAACGAACCAAGGTTGGACAACAGGATATGAACGGGTACAAAATTTTCAGAATATCCAACTCATAGAACGAATGGTAAATGGTTCTAATATCCCCTCTATTGTAGATGCCAGTGGTGAAAGTGGTGGTAACATTCAGGTTCAAGGTAGGACAGTGGAACTAATTGGCTATCTTGTGTCTTTAACAACTCAGACTAGAGGTGAGGGAAAAGGCGGAGACTTAACAATTAACGCTAAGAAATTAATTGTTCGAGATGGCGCGCAAGTATTTACTTCTACTCTAGGGAAAGGTAATGGAGGAAATTTGACTGTGAATGCCTCTGAGTCCGTTGAGGTTGTTGGTGGTGTTCCTATACCAAATAGTAATTTTTTTCAAAGAAGTGCATTATTTAGTACAACTGGCTTAAGTGGAAAGGCAGGTGACCTGACTATCAACACTGGAAGGTTGCGTGTTGAAGATGGAGCAAGGATTACAACAGAGTCTAATGGCACGGAAATTAATTCAAAGTTAATACCGGCTACAGGTGCAGGAGGGGATTTGACTGTGAAAGCTTCTGAATCTGTAGAATTAATTGGAACATCAGTAACAGGTTCTGCTAGCGGCTTATTTGCTGCTACTAATGGTTCTGGAGATGCAGGCAAAGTAATAATCGATACAAAAGAGTTACTTGTTCAAGATCATGCTGGGGTGAGTGTCAGTAGTAAATTTATCCCGGGTTTTACTTATACAGAGGATACAAGCAATCTAGGAAAAGCAGGGGATCTAAATGTCAGCGCTCGTTTTATACTTCTGGACAACCAAGGAAAACTGAAATCTGATAGTGATTCAGGACGAGGTGGAAACATTACGCTAAATGTGCAGGATTTATTACTAATGCGCCACCAAAGCCAAATATCCACCAATGCAGTCACGAATGGGCTTGCTGGTAGTGGAGGTAATATTTTCATCAATGCTGCTAATGGCTTCATCGTTGCAGCTCCCTTAGAAAATAGCGATATCACCGCCAATGCATTCTCTGGTTCTGGGGGAAAAATCACAATCAATGCTAAAAGTATCTTTGGATTTGTACCGCGTACACGTACAGACTTAGTGAGGGTGTTACAAACTCAAGACCCAAAAAACCTTAATCCAAGTAATTTACTTACAAGTGATATCACGGCGTTTTCGCAGCAAAACCCTTCGTTAAGTGGCACAATTCAAATCAACTCACCAGATGTTGACCCCAGTAAAGGATTAGTGGAACTGCCTGTAAATGTGGTAGATGCTTCGCAGCAAATAGTTACTGCTTGTAATGCTGAGGGAAAAATGACTAGGGCTTCATTTATTATTACTGGCCGTGGTGGAATTGCATCTAATCCTGTAGAACTTTTGACGGCTGATACGGTGCTAGCAGATTGGATAACGCTAGAGCCAGAGGATGAGAATCGTGCTAACAGTAGCCAAAACAGAGTGATTATTCAAGAGTCGAATACACAAGTAGCGTCACAGAAAGTTAATGCTGTCAACAAAGCAACTCAAATTGTAGAAGCTCAAGGGTGGGTTATGGATGCCAATGGTAATGTAGTTTTGGTTGCTCAAGCACCGACTGTGACCCCCCATCGGCAAGCACTCAATTTCACATCTTGCGCTGTGGTTCAGGAAGTGCGTAGGAATGATGACTTTGTATTTAATTAATATTAAATATTTAATTGTCAAGTATCTGCGGTTAGTAATTCTTGCTGTAGAGTTAGAGTTGATTGGAAATAGCCCAATGTGGCTTGTAGCGATCACTTAATTAGTCAGTGTAGTTTACACTCTGGCTCAAAAAGGGGTAGTAATTAGGATTTTTAGCAGAATTTTTCCTCATACTTGTTCCTTCTTCCGGTACAAG
This region of Nostoc sp. UHCC 0302 genomic DNA includes:
- a CDS encoding filamentous hemagglutinin N-terminal domain-containing protein, which gives rise to MINFWVLFKSLGVTIGSAITFSTNSAIAQITQDGTLPVNSLVTKQGNITIIKDGTESGNNLFHSFKEFSVHNGSTTEFQYVGNIDNIINRVTGKSISNIDGILKVNGTANLFLINPNGIIFGHNAFLDIRGSFVASTASSVNFADGIKFSATNPQTIPSLKVSVPIGLQFGASAAPIRNQSQTKVNGATNSFGQSVGLQVLPGKTLALIGGDITLQGGNITASGGRIELGSVGANSLVTLNSTNQGWTTGYERVQNFQNIQLIERMVNGSNIPSIVDASGESGGNIQVQGRTVELIGYLVSLTTQTRGEGKGGDLTINAKKLIVRDGAQVFTSTLGKGNGGNLTVNASESVEVVGGVPIPNSNFFQRSALFSTTGLSGKAGDLTINTGRLRVEDGARITTESNGTEINSKLIPATGAGGDLTVKASESVELIGTSVTGSASGLFAATNGSGDAGKVIIDTKELLVQDHAGVSVSSKFIPGFTYTEDTSNLGKAGDLNVSARFILLDNQGKLKSDSDSGRGGNITLNVQDLLLMRHQSQISTNAVTNGLAGSGGNIFINAANGFIVAAPLENSDITANAFSGSGGKITINAKSIFGFVPRTRTDLVRVLQTQDPKNLNPSNLLTSDITAFSQQNPSLSGTIQINSPDVDPSKGLVELPVNVVDASQQIVTACNAEGKMTRASFIITGRGGIASNPVELLTADTVLADWITLEPEDENRANSSQNRVIIQESNTQVASQKVNAVNKATQIVEAQGWVMDANGNVVLVAQAPTVTPHRQALNFTSCAVVQEVRRNDDFVFN